The Agreia sp. COWG nucleotide sequence TTGCCCGTCATGCGAACGATCCACGACGACAGCACGCGCTCGAGCCGGGCTGAGCCCCGCGGCCCGAGGGAGCGCCGCGCCAGCTCGACCGGCCGGCCGAGCACCATCAGCGACGGCACCACGAACAGCAGCAGGGCTATACGCGTCGTGAAGGCGAGTCGCAGCTCTTCGCTGTAGGTGCCGAGAAAGCCGAACGAGACCACGGCCCACGAACCGAGCCCGAGCACGAAGAACATGACCGTGCGTGACGCCGGCCAGTGCCCGCCGCGAGACCGGATGCGCCGGATCCCGACCGCATAGAGTGCCCCGGCGGCGAGGATGCCGACGAGGGCGACCACGTCGAGCGACCAGGTGCTGAGCAGGGTATCGAGGGGAGGCGTGGGCGTGCCTTTCAAACAGAGAGACGAGACCTGTCGGATGTTACTCCGCGCATCTGGGCCGCGGCCCGCCGCCCGGGTGGCTACTTCGTCGAGAAGGCGGCGTCGAACGAGGCTGTCGGCGGCTCCCACAGCAGCGAGCGCACGAAGGCGAGGGCCTCGGGGGCTCCGCGCAGGCGATCCATGCCGGCGTCCTCCCACTCCACCGAGATGGGGCCGGCGTAGCCGATGTGCCGCAGCGCGCGGAAGGCGTCCTCCCACGGAACGTCTCCGTGCCCGGTCGACACGAAGTCCCAGCCGCGGCGCGGGTCGGCCCAGGGCAGGTGGGAGCCGAGGATACCGGCCCGCCCCGAGTTGCCGTTGCGCATGCGCGTGTCCTTGCAGTCCACGTGAAAGATGAGCTCGGCGAACTCGGTGATGAACTCCACGGGGTTGATGCCCTGCCAGATCATGTGGCTCGGATCCCAGTTGAGCCCGAAAGCGGAGCGGTGGTCGATGGCCTCCAGCGCCCGCACCGTCGACCAGTAGTCGTAGGCGATCTCCGACGGGTGCACCTCGTGCGCGAAGCGCACGCCCTCCGAATCGAAGACGTCGAGAATCGGGTTCCAGCGATCGGCGAAGTCCTGGTAGCCGGCGTCGATCACGTCTTGGCCCACGGGCGGGAACATCGCGACGTACTGCCAGATGCTCGACCCGGTGAAGCCCACGACGGTGTCGACGCCGAGCTTGCGCGCGGTGATCGCCGTCTTCTTCAGCTCCTCGGCGGCGCGCTGGCGAACGCCCTCGCCGTCGCCATCTCCCCACACCTTGGCCGACACCATGTCTTTGTGCCTGAAGTCGATCGGGTTGTCGCAGACGGCCTGGCCCTTCAGATGGTTCGAGATGGCGAAGACCTTCAGGTTGTTCTTCTCGAGGATGTCGAGGCGCGACTGCACGTAGGCGTCGTCTTCTGCGGCGCGCCAGGGATCGAGATGGTCTCCCCAGCAGGCGATCTCGAGGCCGTCGTAGCCCCACTGGCCGGCGAGCCTCGCCACTTCTTCGAAGGGCAGGTCGGCCCACTGGCCGGTGAACAGGGTGACGGGGTGCGACATTGCTTCTCCTTTATCGAACGACGTGCGATGGCTTAGAGGGTGACGGATGAGCCGCCAGCGGCGGCGGATCTCTCGACCGCGGCGAGCGCCCTCTGCACCCGTAGTCCGTCGGCGAGGGAGGGCTGAGACTCCGTGCCGTCGCGGATCGAGGTCAAGAACTCCGCGAATTGGTGCACGAACGTGTGCTCCCAACCGATGATGTGGCCGTCGGGCCACCAGTTGCCCACGTACGGATGCCCGGCCTCGGTCACCAGGATGCGCCGGAAGCCCTGCTCCCCGGCCGCATCGCGGGAGTCGAAGAAGTGCAGCTCGTTGAGGTTCTCGAGGTCGAAGCTGAGACTGCCGAGCTCGCCGTAGATCTCGAGCGCGAGCCCGTTCTTCTTTCCGAGCGCCGCGCGCGAGACCTCGAGCTGAACGATGCCGCCCCCCGAGAGCCGAGCCGTGGCCCACGCGGCGTCATCCACGGTCACTGCCTCGAGCGCGCCATCGGTGGTGGGGCGCTGCGAGACAAAGGTGTGCACGCCGCCGGTGAGGCTGTCGATGCGCTCGCCGGTGAGGTGAAGCACCAGATCGACGGCGTGCGAACCCAGGTCGCCGAGCGCGCCGGATCCAGCCTGCTCGCGGCGCAGTCGCCACGTCATCGGCGATGCGGGGTCGCTGAGCCAGTCCTGCAGATAGCTGATGCGCACGTGCCGGATGGCGCCGAGGCGCCCCTCGTCGACGAGCCTCTTGGCCACGGCGAGAGCGGGCACCCGGCGGTAGTTGAAGTTGACGATCGCGTGCTGGCCGTTCGTGCGGGCGGCCTCGAAGGCATCCGACATCTCTTGCGCCTCGGCGACGGTGTTGGCGAGCGGCTTCTCGACGATCACGTGCTTGCCGGCGGCGAGCGCGGCGAGCACGATCTCGTGGTGCAGGATTCCCGGAGTGCAGACGTCGACGATGTGCACGTCGTCGCGTTCGAGCACAGCGCGCCAGTCGGTGCCGCTCTCCTTCCAGCCGAACTTCTGCGCTGCCGCCGCGACCTTCTCTGCGTCGCGCCCGACGAGAACGGTCTGCTCGACTTCGGGAACATCGAAGTATGCGCTTACGTTTCGCCACGCGGCCGAGTGGGCCTTGCCCATGAAGGCGTAGCCGATGACGGCGACCCCGAGGGGTGTCGAGTGCGGTGTGCTCACGTGGTCTCCATTCGCGTCGCTGCGATGCATCGGGGGGCTGTGTTCGACTATTCTCCCCTGTGGCGCTTGAGGCCGGTGCGAACAACGAGCACCGGTGTCCGGCACGCGTTGTCCGAGCCGGCGGCAGTCGGCTGCGTCAACCGCTGAGGGAGAGGGCTTTCATGGCACAGAAGCAGGGCACGCAGGCTCCCCGATTGGATGCCATCCGGCTCGACGACCTCGTCGTCGGCGATTGCGACGCGCTCGAGTCGCACGAGGTGTACGAGGGCCTGCGTTTCGGCGGGGCCGACCTTTCCGGGCGAGACCTGGCGGGCATCCAGTTCAGGGAGTGCTCGTTCGACGACGTTCAGGCCCACGATGCGGCCCTGCGCGGAGCCACGTTCGCCGACGTCGAGATCAGCCGACTGAACGCCCCCGTCTTCTCGGCCCCGAGGGCTGAACTGCGCTCGGTCACGATCGACGGCTCGCGCCTCGGATCGGCGGAGCTCTACGAGTCGGCCCTGTCGTCGGTGCACATCTCGTCGACCAAGCTCGGCTTCGTCAATCTCTCGGGTGCCAACCTGCTCGACGTGCTGTTCACCGGTTGCGCGATCGACGAACTCGACCTCGGCAGCGCCAAGCTGAATCGCGTCGCATTTGTCGACTGCGCGATCGGCGTGCTGAATCTGAACCACGCGACACTCACGAACGTCGACCTGCGCCGAGCAGAGCTCTCGCGCATCGACGGCTTCGCCGCCCTGGCGGGAGCCACGCTCACCAGCGGCCAGGTCGCCGACCTCGCGACGTCGTTCGCCGAGCACCTCGGTATCCGCGTCGAGGACTGACCGGCGTCCGCGTCGAGGACTGAGGGCGTTTGCCGCGGTGACGCCGAAGCGCCTCCCATATGAGCGCAGCCCTGCCTGCCCGTTGCCAATTCAGGAGGAGAGCGTCGCCGCCGCCATAGTGGCGACGGCTGAGCTCTCCTCCTGAGCTGAAGAC carries:
- a CDS encoding pentapeptide repeat-containing protein, translated to MAQKQGTQAPRLDAIRLDDLVVGDCDALESHEVYEGLRFGGADLSGRDLAGIQFRECSFDDVQAHDAALRGATFADVEISRLNAPVFSAPRAELRSVTIDGSRLGSAELYESALSSVHISSTKLGFVNLSGANLLDVLFTGCAIDELDLGSAKLNRVAFVDCAIGVLNLNHATLTNVDLRRAELSRIDGFAALAGATLTSGQVADLATSFAEHLGIRVED
- a CDS encoding sugar phosphate isomerase/epimerase; the encoded protein is MSHPVTLFTGQWADLPFEEVARLAGQWGYDGLEIACWGDHLDPWRAAEDDAYVQSRLDILEKNNLKVFAISNHLKGQAVCDNPIDFRHKDMVSAKVWGDGDGEGVRQRAAEELKKTAITARKLGVDTVVGFTGSSIWQYVAMFPPVGQDVIDAGYQDFADRWNPILDVFDSEGVRFAHEVHPSEIAYDYWSTVRALEAIDHRSAFGLNWDPSHMIWQGINPVEFITEFAELIFHVDCKDTRMRNGNSGRAGILGSHLPWADPRRGWDFVSTGHGDVPWEDAFRALRHIGYAGPISVEWEDAGMDRLRGAPEALAFVRSLLWEPPTASFDAAFSTK
- a CDS encoding Gfo/Idh/MocA family protein, producing MSTPHSTPLGVAVIGYAFMGKAHSAAWRNVSAYFDVPEVEQTVLVGRDAEKVAAAAQKFGWKESGTDWRAVLERDDVHIVDVCTPGILHHEIVLAALAAGKHVIVEKPLANTVAEAQEMSDAFEAARTNGQHAIVNFNYRRVPALAVAKRLVDEGRLGAIRHVRISYLQDWLSDPASPMTWRLRREQAGSGALGDLGSHAVDLVLHLTGERIDSLTGGVHTFVSQRPTTDGALEAVTVDDAAWATARLSGGGIVQLEVSRAALGKKNGLALEIYGELGSLSFDLENLNELHFFDSRDAAGEQGFRRILVTEAGHPYVGNWWPDGHIIGWEHTFVHQFAEFLTSIRDGTESQPSLADGLRVQRALAAVERSAAAGGSSVTL